The sequence CGACTTCGACATGCGGGGCAGCAGGACGATGTAGACCCAGGCGCCGGCGAGGAACGGCACGAAGTGCGCCGCCCGCACGTCGGCGGCGAAGAACGTGGCCATCAGGATGCCGGGCAGGTGCAGGACGAACACGTTGATCGCGGTCGAGACGTAGTAGAGGAACCCCGACCAGAAGCAGAGGCGCTGGCGGAACGTCAGCGGGTGGCGCGACGCCTGACCGCTCGTCATGAGGGTGAGCGAGCCGTTGCCCCACCGGTACTGCTGGCTGAGGAACCCGGCGAGGTCGCTCGGGCAGAGGCCCTTCGACACGATGACGGGCACGTAGCGGAGCGTGAAGCCCTCGCGCGTCAGGCGGATGCCGGTGAAGACGTCCTCGCTGTGCTCGATCTGGACGAAGCCGCCCGCCTTCTCGAGGGCCGACCGGCGGTAGACGGCGCAGGTGCCCACGCAGATCGGGGCGCCGAGGCGGTCGCGCGACGGCTGCACCCAGCGGTAGAAGAGCTCCTGTGTCGCGCCGGCGGTGCGCTCGAGCCACGACATCTCGCCGCGGGTCTCGAAGAACTGGGGAGTCTGCAGGATCGCCACCTGCGGGTCGTCGAGGTACGGGACCGTGTGGTCGAGGAAGTCGGGCCGCGGCACGAAGTCGGCGTCGAAGATGACGATGAAGTCGCCGCTCGTCCGCTCGAACGTGTAGCCGAGGTTGCCGGCCTTCTTCATGTGCCCGCGGTTGGTCCGCACCTGGTAGTGGAAGCCGAACTCCCGCGCGAGATCCTCGACCTCCGTCTTGTCGGCGTCGTCCATCACCCAGACGTCGAGCCTCCCGGCCCAGACCATGTGCGACACGTGCGTGAACGTGTTGCGGAGGACGGCGAGGTCCTCGCCGCAGGACGGCAGGTAGACGTCGACGCTCGGGAGGGTCGCAGGATCGGCGGCCCTGCGCCAATCGGACACGAGCCGGAAGTGCGACTCGGCGCTGTCGCGGCGGCGGTGGAAGCCCGTCACGACCGACAGGAACGAGGCCGCGAGGCTGATGATGACCACGCCGACGATCCACCACAGCCAGGGCGAGCTGACGGCGAACTGCACCAGGCTGACGGTCGCGAGACCGAAGGCCAGGAGGGTGAGCACCTGCACCCAGCGGCGCTGCGGGCCGAGGTACCAGACGAGCTCGGCGTCGGTCGGCGGGGAGACGAGGGCCGGGGCGGTGCTGTCTGCGGGCGCTGCCGGTTCTGACGAGCCGGCTGCGAGCTCTGTCGAGCCGGCCGGTGCGGCATGGCCGCCGGTCGTCGGAGGCGCGGGGGAGAGCACGGGCGCGACCGGGGCCACGACGGAGGAGGGTTCGACGAAGAGGGGCAACGACTGATTCACGGGGGTTGTCCAATGTGGGAGGGAAGCGTGGGGCGACGGGATGGTCGGGCCCGTCGGGGCGGTGATCGCGGCCTCCGAGGTGGGATCGGAGAGATCGGAAGTTCGGGCTTCCGAGGTGGTGGGCCGGGTGGTGTGGCCCTCAATGTAGGGTCACGCTCCCGCTCGGGTCAACGCCCCCGGGGTAAAAGAAATGAAAAGTTCTCGCGTGTGTTGCCGGTGTGTTACGGCCGCTCGACCAGTCGGTTAAGAGGGCGTGAAAAGGGCGGCCTCCGGCGCAGGATGGCGTACCGTGCTGGCCGCGCTGCGCTGCCCCGGGCAGGTGCGGGAGGGCCGCGTCACTCCGCGGCGGGCCTCGTCAGTCCGCGTCGGGCCAGCGGGGGTCGTCCCAGATGCGCTCGGTCTCGAGCAGCTCGGACCTGTCGGCGAGGTAGAGGTCGAGCCGCCGGCGCTCGGAGCGGGTGGTGCCCCAGCGGATGAAGAAGTGCTCGCCGTCGAAGGACACCGGGTCGGAGTCGGCGGTGAGGTGCTCGCGATCCTGCGGGATCTCGACGTGCCCGTAGTTGACGACGTCGCCGTCGACGAAGTGCCCGCGGCTCGCCGCACGGCGGTCGGCGCGCCGCTGCTCGACCGACGCGGAGAGGTTCTGCGGCCACCCGGTCTCGGTGGCGCGGGTGATCTTCCCGACTCGGAAGAGCCGCCCCTCCGTGTCGAGCAGGATCACGCCCAACCGGTAGGCGCGACCGGTCGGCTGCATCGACGTCTGGGTCTTGAACGGGCCGATGCCCCGGGGGTCCTTGACGACGGCGAGGGCCTCGTCGCGGGCCCCGACCGACTCCAGGTGGGCCACGGTGGCCGCGAGGAGGGCGTGCAGCGCTGCTGCCGGGTCGGCAGCCGCCGGGTCGGCTGCTCCCGGATCGGCTGCCGTCGGGTCGGCTGCCGTCGGTTCGTCGGTCACGGCCGCGCCTCGGGCGTCAGGCCCAGAACGCGCGGACGGCGTCGACCGCAGCCGCCGCCTGAGCGCGACCGGCCCGAGCCGATGGGACCCGCGCCGCGTCGGCGAGCGAGTTCGCACCGAACGCCGAGATGCTCGCCTCGTCGGCACCGACCACCATCACCTGCGCGGGCGGCGCGGCCTCGCTGCCGGAGCGAAGGCTCGCGACCGCGGCGTCGAGCTGCGGGCCCATCGGACTGGCCGGGTCTTCGGGGCCGCACGAGAGCACGAGCACCCGGTCGTAGCCGGCGGCGACGTCGGCGTTGGTCGCCGAGCGCACCCCGCCGTCGACGTACGGGCTGCCGTCGATCTCGACGGGCGGGAACACGAGCGGCACCGAGCAGCTCGCGGCGACCGCGCGGAACAGCTCCACGCCGCTCGCGCTCTCGAGCACCCGGAACTCGCCGGTCTCTGCCTCCACGACGCAGACGCCCAGAGGCTTCTCGGGCCAGCCGTACTGCGCTGGGAACTGCGCCCCCAGCTGGCCGAGCAGAGGCGACTCGGCGCCCT is a genomic window of Frondihabitans peucedani containing:
- a CDS encoding glycosyltransferase family 2 protein — encoded protein: MNQSLPLFVEPSSVVAPVAPVLSPAPPTTGGHAAPAGSTELAAGSSEPAAPADSTAPALVSPPTDAELVWYLGPQRRWVQVLTLLAFGLATVSLVQFAVSSPWLWWIVGVVIISLAASFLSVVTGFHRRRDSAESHFRLVSDWRRAADPATLPSVDVYLPSCGEDLAVLRNTFTHVSHMVWAGRLDVWVMDDADKTEVEDLAREFGFHYQVRTNRGHMKKAGNLGYTFERTSGDFIVIFDADFVPRPDFLDHTVPYLDDPQVAILQTPQFFETRGEMSWLERTAGATQELFYRWVQPSRDRLGAPICVGTCAVYRRSALEKAGGFVQIEHSEDVFTGIRLTREGFTLRYVPVIVSKGLCPSDLAGFLSQQYRWGNGSLTLMTSGQASRHPLTFRQRLCFWSGFLYYVSTAINVFVLHLPGILMATFFAADVRAAHFVPFLAGAWVYIVLLPRMSKSQWRFEVMRVQMAYSFAHALAVIHKLTRRSAGWVPTGAVGRRNSLARQISAIGIVTIAITFCWSWGAFGYDVARLGLHQFWPMGLFLLGYTYLALPLLASFIGVVAPERTDRKAA
- a CDS encoding patatin-like phospholipase family protein, which produces MSSDAPQNTPADHVTAADTTSGETTRRALVLGGGGVAGIAWHLGVLAELLERGVDVDAADLVIGTSAGSVAGSILRFGQVGAVYDQQLGGEADVFGDDEGAPVFDMAAFGAQLQTILAGAQSAQDARARLGRAAVQFAQGAESPLLGQLGAQFPAQYGWPEKPLGVCVVEAETGEFRVLESASGVELFRAVAASCSVPLVFPPVEIDGSPYVDGGVRSATNADVAAGYDRVLVLSCGPEDPASPMGPQLDAAVASLRSGSEAAPPAQVMVVGADEASISAFGANSLADAARVPSARAGRAQAAAAVDAVRAFWA